The following are encoded together in the Proteiniphilum saccharofermentans genome:
- a CDS encoding DeoR/GlpR family DNA-binding transcription regulator, producing the protein MENYSTNERRADIIQILNQKERVMISELCERYGLSEVTIRKDLEILKKRNLLFRIRGGAIRIPSTVDGNDARVEAKRLFYYKQKRAIGRVAASLINENETIIIDSGTTTMEIAKNLHKFHNLTVVTNAIDIALEVSKYDRFNVILLGGHLRESSLSIVGPLAESVLKVCYCDKLFLGVDSFSIEKGISTPNLEEANINQTMISMAKESIAVFDSSKFDKRSFAFIAQVKDIDAIVTDEDIPPKIISELTSRNIKVHIASYQ; encoded by the coding sequence ATGGAGAACTATTCAACTAACGAGAGAAGGGCTGATATCATCCAGATACTTAATCAAAAAGAGAGGGTGATGATTTCGGAACTATGCGAAAGGTATGGCTTGTCGGAGGTGACTATACGGAAGGATCTAGAAATTTTAAAAAAACGTAATTTACTTTTCAGAATCCGGGGAGGAGCAATTCGTATACCGTCGACGGTTGACGGTAATGATGCGCGTGTAGAGGCAAAAAGGCTCTTCTATTATAAACAGAAAAGAGCGATTGGACGTGTAGCTGCATCATTGATTAATGAGAATGAGACTATTATTATAGACTCTGGGACAACGACCATGGAAATTGCTAAAAATCTGCATAAATTCCATAACCTCACTGTAGTGACCAATGCGATAGATATTGCATTGGAAGTGTCTAAATATGACAGATTTAATGTTATCTTATTAGGTGGTCACCTGAGAGAATCCTCTCTGTCGATCGTTGGCCCTTTGGCTGAATCTGTATTGAAAGTATGTTATTGTGACAAGCTCTTTTTGGGTGTCGACAGTTTTTCGATAGAAAAGGGTATTTCTACACCCAATCTCGAAGAGGCAAATATTAATCAAACGATGATATCCATGGCAAAAGAATCTATTGCTGTATTTGATTCTTCCAAGTTTGACAAAAGAAGTTTTGCATTTATAGCGCAAGTGAAAGATATTGACGCAATTGTTACAGACGAAGACATACCCCCCAAAATAATATCTGAATTGACAAGTAGGAATATTAAGGTTCATATCGCTTCATATCAATAA
- a CDS encoding WD40/YVTN/BNR-like repeat-containing protein: protein MKLNFPIVLTSFLALIFFTTNCKNKPHQHSGFYDSTEWKVVGPGGGGGVFSPTISPFNDDFVITHCDMTGIYISCDGGKNWSMKNLWNVPVDFEFDPTDQNTLYVATRGFRYSEDRGSGLSLLYRSSNKGESWEIIYPDVGKAKEGLERLQSYDYLPSDIIDNAINGTIDKVVVDPSDNNRIYLGLAPLEVYISQSNSSQNRDSTFIVISDNRGESWELLSTLPGKRIKAIFPIRKREMKDMILVFTNNGGFHVNKITGEVKQLKLPIDNLIIVEGGKGKEGSLIYIQSAFINENGKFSGGMFISSDQGDTWEQINTGITKSIADGTVPIFREGLAVCETQPKIAYISFTSSEKNRNGEIEQIYNIYKTINSGKEWEPVLKASTSGGYITNNFEGSWMEESFDPGWGGAALNLGVAPKNPDICFAGDNGRAYKTIDGGKNWKQTYSHNQPDGSYSSGGLNVTTCYGVHFDPFDSEHYFICYTDIGLFHTYNRGESWFHSLTNIPHSWQNTCYDLKFDPEIKDKVWSVWGNAHDLPREKMFSLRGFDHYSGGIALSIDGGKTWSKSNNGMPENSVCTSILIDPSTPANKRTLYVTVFDKGVYKSINDGQNWIEVNNGLKDNLYAWQIRRNTNGILYLLCCRGKSRGEQIDGVLYYSEDDAATWKSLALPEGVNGPHDLLIDQNNEQIMYLSCWPRKTTNGDKNGGIYKTIDGGLNWYQIFDERVRVNSAATGYENSDIIFINTFQDAAYRSDDAGENWLRLNGYRFKWGQKPIPDPNNSRMLFLTTFGGSVFYGPAEGTENTFEGIVNMPEDWW from the coding sequence ATGAAACTGAATTTTCCAATTGTGCTCACAAGTTTTTTAGCGCTCATATTTTTTACTACAAATTGCAAAAACAAACCCCATCAACACTCCGGATTTTATGATTCGACTGAATGGAAGGTTGTCGGTCCAGGCGGTGGTGGAGGGGTATTTAGTCCCACAATCAGTCCGTTTAATGACGACTTTGTGATTACTCATTGCGATATGACAGGTATTTATATTTCATGCGATGGAGGTAAGAACTGGAGTATGAAAAATCTTTGGAATGTTCCTGTTGATTTTGAGTTTGATCCAACTGATCAAAACACTTTATATGTGGCAACACGAGGATTTAGATACAGTGAAGACAGAGGTTCCGGATTAAGTCTGTTGTATCGGTCATCTAACAAGGGTGAAAGCTGGGAAATCATATACCCGGATGTTGGCAAAGCAAAAGAAGGCTTAGAACGATTACAGAGTTATGATTATCTTCCTTCAGATATTATTGATAATGCTATAAATGGAACAATAGATAAGGTTGTTGTTGACCCATCAGATAATAACAGAATATATTTAGGTCTTGCCCCACTGGAAGTGTATATATCACAAAGTAATTCTTCCCAGAATAGAGATTCCACCTTTATAGTTATTTCTGATAATAGAGGTGAGAGTTGGGAATTATTATCAACACTTCCGGGTAAGAGAATTAAAGCGATTTTTCCAATACGTAAAAGAGAAATGAAAGATATGATTCTCGTTTTTACTAACAATGGGGGGTTTCATGTTAACAAGATAACCGGAGAAGTAAAACAATTAAAATTGCCGATAGATAACTTAATTATAGTGGAAGGAGGAAAAGGAAAAGAAGGGAGTCTAATATATATTCAGTCAGCATTTATAAATGAAAATGGAAAATTTAGCGGAGGTATGTTTATATCTTCAGATCAAGGTGATACTTGGGAACAAATTAATACAGGAATTACTAAATCAATAGCAGATGGCACTGTACCTATTTTTCGTGAAGGATTGGCCGTTTGTGAAACTCAACCGAAAATCGCATATATTTCTTTTACATCTTCAGAAAAAAACAGAAATGGTGAAATTGAGCAAATTTACAACATTTATAAAACTATAAATTCTGGGAAAGAATGGGAACCTGTACTTAAGGCATCAACATCCGGGGGCTATATTACTAATAATTTCGAGGGTTCATGGATGGAAGAGAGCTTTGACCCAGGTTGGGGTGGAGCAGCCCTCAATTTAGGTGTTGCACCAAAAAATCCTGATATATGTTTTGCTGGTGATAATGGCAGAGCTTATAAAACAATTGACGGGGGGAAAAACTGGAAGCAGACTTACAGCCACAATCAACCTGATGGCTCTTATTCTAGCGGAGGATTAAATGTAACTACCTGTTATGGTGTACACTTTGATCCATTCGACAGTGAACACTATTTTATATGTTACACTGATATAGGACTATTCCATACATATAACAGAGGCGAAAGTTGGTTTCATTCTTTGACTAATATTCCCCATTCCTGGCAAAATACGTGTTATGATTTGAAATTTGATCCTGAAATAAAAGACAAGGTTTGGTCTGTTTGGGGAAATGCACATGATCTACCAAGGGAAAAAATGTTTAGTTTGAGAGGATTTGATCATTACAGCGGTGGTATTGCCTTATCAATAGATGGGGGTAAAACTTGGAGTAAAAGTAATAATGGAATGCCAGAAAACTCTGTCTGTACAAGTATTCTAATCGATCCATCCACTCCAGCAAATAAAAGAACTCTATATGTTACTGTGTTTGACAAAGGAGTTTACAAGTCTATAAATGACGGTCAAAACTGGATTGAAGTAAATAACGGCTTGAAAGATAACTTATATGCCTGGCAAATTCGCAGAAATACAAATGGTATCTTGTACCTGTTATGTTGTCGTGGCAAAAGCAGAGGGGAACAAATCGATGGAGTTTTGTACTATAGTGAAGATGATGCTGCCACCTGGAAATCTTTAGCTCTACCGGAAGGAGTGAATGGGCCTCATGATCTGTTAATTGATCAAAATAATGAACAAATAATGTACCTAAGTTGCTGGCCGAGAAAAACAACAAATGGTGATAAGAATGGGGGTATTTATAAGACCATCGATGGAGGATTAAACTGGTATCAGATATTTGATGAACGAGTAAGAGTAAATTCAGCCGCCACAGGTTACGAGAATTCAGATATAATTTTTATTAATACGTTTCAGGATGCAGCATACAGAAGTGACGATGCAGGTGAAAACTGGCTAAGATTAAATGGATACCGTTTTAAATGGGGACAAAAACCTATACCAGACCCTAATAATTCTAGAATGTTGTTTCTGACAACTTTCGGCGGTAGCGTTTTTTATGGTCCTGCAGAAGGGACTGAAAATACATTTGAAGGGATTGTAAATATGCCTGAAGATTGGTGGTAA
- a CDS encoding transglutaminase domain-containing protein, whose product MKTISLLIVTINLLMPCCNNKKYIQIAVDNPEFKPNTVFSGSEDLTSPKFNHLIEKYQLDTVFQGETDELSRILLLRHWIKSKVRISDFEESYPGEGDVEKMLDYALSGQGYHCGHYMKIQNAIMNAYGYVTRTLGAGPGVKGGPDGYHGINEIWLNDFNKWFLSDAKYDHHFEKNGIPLSAMQIRDEYLKNKAAEIVVVKGPDRIITEIDPETGTKRERRAQTYTWVEFHGYNNMFTAWPAHKEMNIMQEDDFTKNNIWFRDGNPHWAYEKPEYRKWVKNRDDIEWTPNTINSNVEINRNKVSIKLMSNTPNLSRYEMKDSASGIWQQIGDSIEINLNKSRYVLIFRTANIAGVTGPEHKIILSEK is encoded by the coding sequence ATGAAAACTATATCATTACTAATCGTTACAATAAATTTATTAATGCCTTGTTGCAATAACAAGAAGTATATTCAAATTGCAGTAGATAATCCAGAGTTCAAGCCTAATACTGTCTTCTCTGGATCAGAAGATTTAACTTCTCCAAAGTTTAATCATCTAATTGAAAAATATCAGCTGGATACTGTTTTTCAGGGTGAAACAGATGAGTTAAGTCGTATCCTTTTATTACGCCACTGGATAAAATCTAAAGTTAGAATATCAGATTTTGAAGAAAGTTATCCCGGTGAAGGTGATGTGGAAAAAATGCTAGATTATGCATTATCCGGACAAGGCTACCATTGTGGACATTACATGAAAATTCAAAATGCAATAATGAATGCTTATGGTTATGTAACTCGTACTCTAGGCGCAGGTCCTGGCGTTAAAGGAGGTCCTGACGGATACCATGGAATTAATGAAATATGGCTGAATGACTTCAATAAATGGTTTTTATCCGATGCTAAATATGATCACCATTTTGAAAAAAATGGAATTCCACTATCAGCTATGCAAATTCGTGATGAATATTTGAAAAACAAGGCTGCTGAAATTGTTGTAGTAAAAGGACCAGACCGAATTATAACCGAGATTGACCCTGAAACAGGAACTAAACGCGAACGAAGAGCACAAACATATACTTGGGTAGAGTTTCATGGATATAATAATATGTTCACTGCCTGGCCGGCACATAAAGAAATGAATATTATGCAGGAAGATGATTTTACAAAAAATAATATATGGTTCAGAGATGGCAATCCTCACTGGGCATACGAAAAACCAGAGTACCGAAAGTGGGTTAAAAACAGAGATGACATTGAATGGACTCCTAATACAATAAATTCAAATGTTGAAATTAATAGGAATAAAGTTTCGATAAAACTAATGTCCAACACGCCAAATCTTAGTAGATATGAAATGAAAGACTCTGCTTCGGGGATTTGGCAACAGATAGGAGATTCAATTGAGATTAACTTAAATAAAAGTAGATACGTGCTTATTTTCCGTACTGCAAATATAGCTGGAGTCACCGGTCCAGAACACAAAATCATCCTATCTGAAAAGTAG
- a CDS encoding DUF4832 domain-containing protein has translation MSYSLKLISILFLVLLSIKSFSQNPDNLVIVKPKEIDKVLNNPGKGFMTFQRFNGDDLNRGSYWTEGYPIDYQQLDGNLTNSDYPSTTIAYWRVYWKFVNPEKDVYRWDMLDKALEIAENRGQTLLIRIAPYGTGTERDVPNWYREMVGPNVDWEYNNPVNKWVVDPEDPRYGKYFGGFIRKMGERYDGHPSLEAVDLSIVGAWGEGAGSELLSQSAREELVNAYTDSFVKTPLIALLMDEKTNKYANSKIPVGWRVDCIGDLGFWANEQNGWTHMYDFYPREIINCEVQDSWKKSPVSFEICGTFLTWRDNHGYGREEVKYIFDQSLKWHMSSFNAKSSPVPEEWEDLVNDWIKKMGYRFVLRRFTYAPEIKRNGKLSFTSWWENKGVAPCYKDFIPAIRLTSDEHEAIMVVSNFDLKEWLPGDIVFDNDVFVPLDLPLGSYNLQIALVDRLEHKPRIKLAFEGEVEDGWYQLGEIKVIN, from the coding sequence ATGTCATATTCTTTAAAACTAATTTCGATTCTATTTCTGGTTCTATTATCTATTAAATCTTTTTCTCAGAATCCAGATAACCTTGTGATTGTAAAGCCAAAAGAGATTGACAAAGTACTCAACAATCCGGGGAAAGGCTTTATGACTTTTCAAAGATTTAATGGAGATGATTTGAATAGGGGAAGTTACTGGACTGAGGGTTATCCTATTGATTATCAGCAATTAGATGGCAATCTTACTAATTCGGACTATCCTTCAACAACGATTGCTTACTGGCGTGTTTATTGGAAATTTGTAAATCCTGAAAAGGATGTGTATCGATGGGATATGCTCGATAAGGCTCTAGAGATTGCAGAGAATAGGGGGCAAACGCTTTTAATACGAATTGCACCTTATGGAACCGGCACGGAAAGGGATGTCCCAAATTGGTATAGGGAAATGGTTGGACCAAATGTTGATTGGGAATACAATAATCCCGTAAATAAGTGGGTTGTGGATCCTGAGGATCCACGTTATGGGAAGTATTTTGGTGGATTTATACGTAAAATGGGAGAGCGATATGATGGTCACCCCAGTCTGGAAGCAGTTGATCTTTCAATTGTAGGAGCATGGGGAGAAGGAGCTGGTTCGGAACTGTTAAGTCAATCGGCCCGTGAGGAACTTGTTAATGCATATACCGATTCTTTCGTTAAGACTCCTTTGATAGCTTTATTAATGGACGAAAAAACGAATAAGTATGCTAACTCTAAAATTCCTGTGGGATGGAGGGTTGATTGTATTGGTGATTTGGGATTTTGGGCAAATGAACAAAACGGATGGACACATATGTATGACTTTTATCCCCGTGAAATCATTAATTGTGAAGTTCAAGACAGTTGGAAAAAATCACCCGTAAGTTTTGAAATATGCGGTACTTTTTTAACGTGGCGCGACAATCACGGTTATGGAAGGGAAGAAGTCAAGTATATTTTTGATCAGTCTTTAAAATGGCATATGTCTTCTTTTAATGCAAAATCCTCTCCAGTACCTGAAGAGTGGGAGGATTTGGTTAATGACTGGATAAAAAAGATGGGCTATCGTTTTGTTTTAAGAAGATTTACATATGCGCCTGAAATCAAACGAAATGGGAAATTATCATTTACTTCCTGGTGGGAGAACAAAGGTGTGGCTCCTTGTTACAAAGACTTTATTCCTGCAATAAGATTAACATCAGACGAGCATGAAGCAATCATGGTTGTTTCAAACTTTGATTTAAAAGAATGGCTACCAGGCGACATCGTCTTTGATAATGATGTTTTTGTTCCATTGGATCTTCCCTTAGGTTCATACAATCTTCAGATTGCCTTGGTTGACCGACTTGAACACAAACCTCGTATAAAACTTGCTTTCGAAGGTGAAGTGGAAGACGGATGGTATCAACTTGGTGAAATTAAAGTTATTAATTAA
- a CDS encoding SusC/RagA family TonB-linked outer membrane protein, whose product MKKKIFATFMTVLFLLGNVFAQRSSTITGTVTSASDNLPLPGVTVVLQDSPTVGTITDVDGEFSLMVPDGSKTLVFSFIGMETQTVNITSSKVINVIMEASSEMLEEIVVTAFGIEREKKALGYSMQEVRPEDLTEAREVNVANALKGKVAGVHINPSSAGGAAGSSYVNIRGNSSLTGDNKPMFVVDGVPIDNQTIDKPNDFDGFDFGDGVGNINPDNIASMSVLKGPAAAALYGSRGANGVILITTKTGVLKKGVGVELNSNFTFDTPNVHPTFQNTWGGGYDGDYNSFDTKIIDGQEVSVWPAWLIDNWGGRMDGRPIMYEYAPEWGVQPYTAQPTDNIANFFRTGTTFTNTVAISGGTDRNTLRLSLSDMRNQSIVPNSSLNRQSVSIRANSQVSEKLFVDAKVDYIRQEGNNRIQNGIALINLPSSLGVLPRSVDLEWMKDYRKEDGRMQSYKSGSPYNPYWITERFKNNDVRDRIMGFVLTSYDITNWLSIQGRIGTDFYTDKRFAIIPQGTPGAANINGQVNNTMWKVREDNSDLLLTASGNLFSDLSGSFLLGTNHMNREQEVVGIRGENLSIPELYHINFAAQKFPRNYYEKKQTNSVFFSGQLGYKNYLYLDITGRNDWSSTLGLNNQSFFYPSVSLSYVFTETFNTNTDFITFGKLRASYAQAGNDANPYQTKAGYSYDAISFNGLRMGTINSTIPLLDLKNELTESFEIGMDLSLFNNRLGIDFTYYNQSTTNQIIPIEVSAATGFSNRMINAGEIRNNGLELMINTVILDMGQFRWNMDLNLSHNKSKVVSLVPGIDSHTLLGGSATIEARVGEPYGNIVGYRVKRNEAGQAVVDENGKWQRGDNIEVLGNIQPDFLGGLTNTLSYKGITLSGMIDFRVGGQIFSFNKYDQMAKGTGKFTEARAPEDLIVDGVIEDPNGDIEVGGIKYRKNDISLLPHQYYAEQGPWGEISETMVIDADYVSLREISLGYTLPSRLLEKTFLNNVKISIVGRNLLYLYRDPEFKLMGISPESAFNTEAYAQGVEARGLPSTRSIGFNLFVSF is encoded by the coding sequence ATGAAAAAAAAGATTTTCGCAACATTTATGACAGTATTATTTTTACTGGGAAATGTTTTTGCGCAGCGTAGTAGTACAATAACGGGAACTGTAACATCGGCATCAGATAATTTGCCTTTGCCAGGTGTCACAGTGGTCTTACAAGACTCTCCTACTGTTGGCACTATAACCGATGTGGATGGTGAATTTTCCCTTATGGTACCGGATGGCTCTAAGACTTTAGTATTTTCTTTCATTGGAATGGAAACACAAACAGTCAATATTACTTCATCAAAAGTCATAAATGTTATTATGGAAGCTTCTAGTGAAATGCTGGAAGAAATTGTTGTTACAGCCTTTGGTATTGAAAGAGAGAAAAAAGCTTTAGGATACTCTATGCAGGAGGTTAGACCGGAGGATTTAACCGAAGCCAGAGAGGTTAACGTTGCTAATGCCTTGAAAGGAAAAGTTGCTGGTGTTCATATTAATCCTTCTTCAGCTGGAGGGGCTGCTGGCTCTTCATATGTAAATATTCGGGGAAATAGCTCTTTGACTGGAGATAATAAACCGATGTTTGTTGTAGATGGTGTTCCCATAGATAATCAGACCATTGACAAACCCAATGATTTTGATGGATTTGATTTTGGGGATGGAGTTGGTAATATAAATCCGGATAATATTGCCAGTATGTCAGTACTTAAAGGACCTGCTGCAGCTGCTTTATATGGTTCCCGTGGCGCAAATGGAGTCATCCTTATTACAACAAAAACTGGTGTACTTAAAAAAGGAGTAGGAGTTGAATTAAACTCCAATTTTACTTTCGACACACCAAATGTTCATCCCACTTTTCAAAACACATGGGGTGGTGGATATGACGGGGACTACAATTCATTTGATACAAAAATTATAGACGGACAGGAAGTTTCAGTGTGGCCTGCATGGTTGATTGATAACTGGGGGGGACGTATGGACGGACGGCCCATTATGTATGAATATGCACCTGAATGGGGTGTTCAGCCGTATACAGCACAACCGACAGACAATATTGCAAACTTTTTCAGAACAGGAACTACATTTACTAATACAGTTGCCATCTCTGGAGGAACTGACAGGAATACTTTACGTCTTTCGCTTTCAGATATGAGAAATCAAAGTATAGTTCCAAATTCTTCCCTAAATAGACAAAGTGTATCTATAAGAGCTAACTCGCAGGTTTCTGAAAAATTATTTGTGGATGCGAAGGTAGATTATATAAGACAGGAAGGAAACAATAGAATTCAGAATGGTATAGCTCTTATAAATCTTCCATCAAGCCTAGGGGTATTGCCACGGAGTGTTGATCTTGAATGGATGAAAGATTACAGAAAAGAGGATGGACGAATGCAGAGTTATAAATCCGGATCACCTTATAATCCTTATTGGATAACCGAACGGTTCAAGAATAATGATGTAAGGGATCGTATCATGGGGTTTGTACTTACTAGTTACGATATAACTAACTGGTTGAGTATTCAGGGTAGAATTGGTACCGATTTTTACACTGACAAAAGATTTGCAATCATACCACAAGGTACACCCGGAGCGGCAAATATTAATGGCCAGGTAAATAATACAATGTGGAAGGTAAGAGAAGATAATAGTGATCTATTGCTTACAGCTTCTGGTAACTTATTTAGTGATTTGTCGGGTTCATTTCTTTTAGGTACTAACCATATGAATAGAGAGCAAGAGGTTGTAGGTATACGTGGAGAGAACTTGTCTATTCCTGAATTATACCATATAAATTTTGCAGCACAAAAATTTCCAAGAAATTACTATGAGAAAAAACAAACAAACTCGGTTTTTTTCTCTGGTCAACTCGGATACAAAAACTACTTATACCTTGATATAACAGGGAGGAACGACTGGTCCTCAACCTTAGGACTTAATAATCAGTCATTTTTTTATCCATCTGTCAGTCTGAGCTATGTATTCACCGAAACATTTAATACTAATACCGACTTTATTACTTTTGGGAAATTGCGTGCTTCATATGCGCAAGCAGGTAATGATGCTAATCCTTATCAAACAAAAGCCGGTTATTCATATGATGCTATTTCATTCAATGGACTAAGAATGGGGACAATAAATAGTACGATACCTCTGTTGGATTTAAAGAATGAATTAACTGAGTCATTTGAAATTGGTATGGATTTAAGTCTATTTAACAACAGATTGGGTATCGATTTTACCTATTATAATCAATCCACAACAAATCAAATTATACCAATAGAGGTCTCCGCTGCTACAGGATTCTCAAACAGGATGATTAATGCGGGTGAAATTCGAAATAACGGACTTGAATTAATGATTAACACCGTTATCCTGGATATGGGTCAATTCCGATGGAATATGGACTTAAATTTGTCACATAACAAGTCAAAGGTGGTTTCTTTAGTTCCCGGGATAGATAGCCACACTCTACTTGGTGGCTCGGCTACAATTGAGGCACGTGTTGGAGAGCCTTATGGTAACATAGTTGGATATAGAGTAAAAAGAAATGAGGCTGGTCAGGCTGTTGTAGATGAAAACGGAAAATGGCAAAGAGGTGATAATATTGAGGTCCTGGGAAATATCCAACCCGATTTTTTGGGTGGACTCACTAACACTCTCTCTTATAAAGGAATAACTTTAAGCGGAATGATTGACTTTAGAGTTGGGGGGCAGATATTTTCATTTAATAAATATGACCAAATGGCCAAAGGTACAGGCAAATTTACAGAAGCAAGAGCTCCTGAAGATTTAATTGTTGATGGCGTTATAGAAGATCCGAATGGTGATATTGAAGTTGGAGGTATAAAATATAGAAAAAATGATATTTCCTTGCTGCCTCATCAATATTATGCAGAACAAGGGCCTTGGGGCGAAATTTCTGAAACTATGGTCATTGATGCAGATTATGTAAGTTTAAGAGAGATTTCATTGGGATACACCTTACCTTCTCGTCTTTTAGAAAAAACATTCCTGAATAATGTGAAGATATCAATCGTGGGAAGGAACCTACTTTACTTGTATCGGGATCCTGAATTTAAGTTGATGGGAATAAGTCCTGAATCGGCATTCAACACAGAAGCATACGCACAAGGTGTTGAAGCAAGGGGGCTTCCTTCAACCAGAAGCATTGGTTTTAATTTATTTGTATCCTTTTAA
- a CDS encoding SusD/RagB family nutrient-binding outer membrane lipoprotein, whose translation MRENMILKKIATIIIVVLAIGACTSDFEEINTNPILITDDVINPSVIFTGVLKNSIFASYGDTGGIIGEFSQYFASVSSGNLLRQSNYTSPFNWYRNYVININEVIRLTSEDPRKNDQNAMARIWKAWIYHMMTDAYGDIPYSEAAIGVDAINQPKYDTQETIYTDMLNELKLASAQLGSIGDQESFGNADILYKGDVDNWRKFANSLRLRLAIRVRFANESLASQHIKDVINAPLIDENSENASLKTLPPSASENASNVNFVYNHYQTNITPMYVGFAITDVMIPTDDPRMPIFFTPSQHPESPYRGRPIQLTQEQKVPYEEVATMGPLLKADTYEIIVMNAAEVYFLRSEAAFANITNESTENLYITGIERSMEQYNVDEADVTDFLNHEKVVLNGTNEEQFEKISTQKYISMFFQGHQGWAEMRRTGYPKVWLGNELGVIDYIPRRFTYPNDEYLKNESNVSAAASNIGGDKLETRVWWDKRPGLPFRHPLQDVFPPN comes from the coding sequence ATGCGAGAAAATATGATATTAAAAAAAATTGCAACTATCATTATTGTAGTTTTAGCAATAGGTGCTTGTACAAGTGATTTTGAGGAAATAAATACAAATCCGATATTAATCACCGATGATGTAATTAATCCATCAGTTATTTTTACAGGTGTATTAAAGAACTCAATATTTGCTTCTTACGGAGATACCGGCGGGATAATTGGCGAATTTTCACAGTATTTTGCAAGCGTATCCAGTGGAAATCTGCTTCGTCAATCAAATTACACTTCTCCTTTCAACTGGTATAGGAACTATGTGATAAATATTAATGAAGTGATCAGGCTTACTTCTGAAGACCCAAGAAAAAATGATCAAAATGCTATGGCAAGGATATGGAAAGCGTGGATCTATCACATGATGACTGACGCATATGGAGATATACCATATTCAGAAGCGGCTATAGGTGTTGATGCCATCAATCAACCTAAATATGACACACAAGAAACAATTTACACGGACATGCTCAATGAATTAAAACTTGCATCTGCCCAGCTGGGATCAATAGGTGATCAGGAATCGTTTGGTAATGCCGATATATTGTATAAAGGTGATGTGGATAATTGGAGAAAATTTGCTAACTCATTACGTCTACGATTGGCAATACGTGTTAGGTTCGCAAATGAATCTCTTGCTAGTCAACATATAAAAGATGTTATTAATGCTCCTCTTATTGATGAAAATAGTGAAAATGCATCCTTAAAGACTCTCCCACCAAGTGCATCAGAAAATGCATCGAATGTCAATTTCGTATATAACCATTATCAAACAAATATAACCCCAATGTATGTGGGATTTGCCATCACGGACGTTATGATTCCAACAGATGATCCAAGAATGCCTATTTTTTTCACTCCTTCTCAACATCCAGAAAGTCCATACCGTGGACGCCCCATCCAACTTACTCAAGAACAAAAAGTTCCTTACGAAGAAGTTGCCACCATGGGACCACTTTTAAAAGCAGATACATACGAGATAATCGTTATGAATGCTGCAGAGGTCTATTTCTTGAGGTCTGAAGCCGCATTTGCCAATATCACAAATGAATCAACTGAGAATTTATATATTACAGGAATAGAGCGATCTATGGAACAATATAATGTGGATGAAGCTGATGTTACTGATTTTTTGAATCACGAAAAAGTTGTACTTAATGGTACAAATGAAGAACAGTTCGAAAAAATTTCAACACAGAAATATATATCTATGTTCTTTCAGGGACATCAGGGTTGGGCAGAAATGAGAAGAACAGGTTACCCAAAAGTGTGGTTAGGAAATGAATTGGGAGTTATTGATTATATTCCCAGAAGATTTACATATCCAAATGATGAGTATCTTAAAAACGAATCGAATGTTAGCGCAGCGGCTTCTAACATTGGAGGTGATAAATTAGAGACAAGAGTTTGGTGGGATAAACGTCCCGGATTACCATTCAGGCATCCACTACAAGATGTTTTTCCTCCAAACTAA
- a CDS encoding transposase — translation MRKQRTHYDKAFKDNAVKLSFERKNVSELAHELGISPALLYRWCKEYRERGESSFPGNGVRSREREAGRVAELEKRLKEAETERDILKKALGIISTSDR, via the coding sequence ATGAGAAAACAAAGAACACATTATGACAAGGCATTTAAAGATAATGCCGTCAAATTAAGTTTCGAGCGGAAGAATGTTTCCGAACTCGCACACGAATTGGGCATATCACCTGCACTATTGTATCGCTGGTGCAAAGAGTACCGGGAACGTGGGGAAAGCAGTTTCCCGGGCAACGGAGTCCGTTCTCGTGAAAGAGAAGCCGGAAGGGTTGCAGAACTGGAAAAACGCCTTAAAGAGGCTGAAACAGAGCGTGACATATTAAAAAAAGCCTTAGGCATCATCTCCACGAGCGATCGTTGA